The Buchnera aphidicola (Chaetosiphella stipae setosa) genome has a window encoding:
- the grxD gene encoding Grx4 family monothiol glutaredoxin, producing MKIISKIQDQINKNPILLYMKGSPEFPSCGFSAKAVKILSSLKVRFAYIDVIQNPDIRRELPIFSNWPTFPQLWISGELIGGSDIMEDLFHRGKLKKIIKKCLLKKNEILK from the coding sequence ATGAAAATTATTTCCAAAATTCAAGATCAAATTAATAAAAATCCTATTCTTCTTTATATGAAAGGTTCTCCTGAATTTCCTAGTTGTGGTTTTTCTGCAAAAGCAGTAAAAATTTTATCATCTTTAAAAGTACGATTTGCATATATAGATGTTATTCAAAATCCAGATATTAGAAGAGAATTGCCTATTTTTTCTAATTGGCCAACTTTTCCTCAATTATGGATTTCAGGAGAATTAATCGGTGGAAGTGATATTATGGAAGATTTATTTCATCGCGGTAAATTAAAAAAAATTATTAAAAAATGTTTGTTAAAAAAAAATGAAATTTTAAAATAA
- the thrC gene encoding threonine synthase, producing MNLYNLKDIKEKVNFTQAIKLGLGKKQGLFFPEIIPKISKKKIKKLINKNFITRSQKILSMFIGSEIKKKTINSSIQSSFSFPGPKISYIKKNIACCELFHGPTLAFKDYGARFMAQILSLLNTEKKSITILTATSGDTGAAVAHAFYKMKNIRVVVLYPKGKISTIQRKLFCTLGKNITTISVDGNFDECQKLVKKAFNDSDIREYTQLNSANSINISRLLAQICYFFEIFHLVPKDLHNKIVISVPCGNFGNLTAGLIAKSMGLPVKKFILSTNSNNTVPRYLKTGIWNPYKTISTISNAMDISRPNNWPRVQEILKKNKWKINKHLEYGSVSEKSTKKHLKELFQKFNYISEPHASIAYTLLKKSLEKKNLYGIFLGTAHPIKFQETVEKILQIKLKIPNSASNYINLKELSYSIKPSFHLLKKILIKK from the coding sequence ATGAATTTATATAATCTTAAAGATATTAAAGAAAAAGTGAATTTCACTCAAGCAATAAAATTAGGTTTAGGAAAAAAACAAGGTTTATTTTTTCCAGAAATTATCCCAAAGATTTCTAAAAAAAAAATAAAAAAATTAATTAATAAAAATTTTATTACAAGAAGTCAAAAAATTTTATCAATGTTTATTGGTTCTGAAATAAAAAAAAAAACGATTAATTCAAGTATTCAATCATCATTCTCTTTTCCTGGTCCAAAAATTTCTTATATTAAAAAAAACATTGCATGTTGTGAATTATTTCATGGACCTACTTTAGCTTTTAAAGATTACGGTGCAAGATTTATGGCACAAATATTATCTTTATTAAATACAGAAAAAAAATCTATTACTATTCTTACAGCAACTTCAGGAGATACAGGAGCAGCTGTAGCGCACGCATTTTATAAAATGAAAAATATTCGAGTTGTTGTACTTTATCCAAAAGGGAAAATTAGCACAATACAAAGAAAATTATTTTGTACTTTAGGAAAAAACATTACCACCATTTCCGTTGATGGAAATTTTGATGAATGTCAAAAATTAGTAAAAAAAGCATTTAATGACTCAGATATTAGAGAATATACACAACTTAATTCTGCTAATTCAATTAATATTAGTCGTTTACTTGCTCAAATTTGTTATTTTTTTGAAATATTTCATTTAGTTCCTAAAGACCTTCATAATAAAATAGTTATTTCTGTACCATGCGGAAATTTTGGAAATTTAACCGCTGGATTAATAGCAAAATCCATGGGTTTACCAGTAAAAAAATTTATATTATCTACAAATTCAAATAATACTGTTCCAAGATATTTAAAAACAGGAATATGGAATCCATATAAAACAATTTCAACTATTTCAAATGCAATGGACATTAGTAGACCAAATAACTGGCCAAGAGTACAAGAAATACTAAAAAAAAATAAATGGAAAATTAATAAACATTTAGAATATGGTTCTGTATCAGAAAAATCAACAAAAAAACATCTTAAAGAACTATTTCAAAAATTTAATTATATCTCTGAACCGCACGCTTCTATTGCATATACATTACTAAAAAAATCATTAGAAAAAAAAAATTTATATGGAATCTTTTTAGGAACTGCACATCCGATTAAATTTCAAGAAACAGTTGAAAAAATTTTACAAATAAAATTAAAAATACCAAATTCAGCATCAAATTATATTAATTTAAAAGAACTGTCTTATAGTATTAAACCTAGTTTTCATTTGTTAAAAAAAATATTAATAAAAAAATAA
- the pth gene encoding aminoacyl-tRNA hydrolase: MQNIKMIIGLGNPVLKYNKTRHNTGVWYLEMLSKLYNKKFIKIKKFNGYESNIIYSKKKIILFIPDIFMNLNFLPILKISSFYNIKLSEMLIIHDELDLEPGEVKLKNGFGSNGHKGLKGIIQAFKKKTFYQRLSIGIGRPQKNYVTSDYVLSPPDLCEKKKIFKAIRKSILSIFSI, encoded by the coding sequence TTGCAAAATATAAAAATGATAATAGGACTAGGAAATCCAGTGTTAAAATATAATAAAACACGTCATAATACAGGAGTATGGTATCTCGAAATGTTATCAAAATTATATAATAAAAAATTTATTAAAATAAAAAAATTTAATGGATATGAAAGTAATATTATATATTCAAAAAAAAAAATTATTTTATTTATTCCAGATATTTTTATGAACTTAAATTTTTTACCAATATTAAAAATATCTTCTTTTTATAATATAAAATTATCAGAAATGTTAATTATTCATGATGAATTAGATTTAGAACCTGGTGAAGTAAAACTGAAAAATGGTTTTGGAAGTAATGGACATAAAGGATTAAAAGGAATTATTCAAGCATTTAAAAAAAAAACTTTTTATCAGCGTTTATCAATTGGGATTGGTAGACCACAGAAAAATTATGTAACATCTGATTATGTTTTATCACCACCGGATTTATGTGAAAAAAAAAAAATATTTAAAGCAATTAGAAAATCTATTCTTTCCATTTTTAGTATATAA
- the thrB gene encoding homoserine kinase, translated as MIKIYAPASIGNVGVGFDILGAAITPINNTLLGDIITIKSSHKFQLTNTGQFSQEIPQSQKENIVWKACSLFFKKIHKKKNKIHIILQKNLPISSGLGSSASSIVSTLVALNTLFNKPLNRNKLLKIMGSLEGKISGEKHYDNVAPSYLGGMQLILNTKKNISKKIPYFKEWFWIIAWPGTKLSTEKSRSILPNLYKRKTCIQYGKNISKFLYSSYTKRSDLAISSIKDVIAEPFRKKLIHGFIQHKKNLKKIGSLAHGISGSGPTLFSITTNKQNAKKIQNYFLENYIQTKEGFSHICKIDSFGAREIG; from the coding sequence ATGATAAAAATATATGCACCAGCATCTATTGGAAATGTAGGAGTTGGATTTGATATCCTAGGTGCTGCAATTACTCCAATAAATAATACACTTTTAGGAGATATTATTACTATAAAATCATCTCATAAATTTCAATTAACTAATACTGGACAATTCTCTCAAGAAATACCACAATCTCAAAAAGAAAATATTGTATGGAAAGCATGCTCTTTATTTTTTAAAAAAATTCATAAAAAAAAAAATAAAATACATATAATTCTTCAAAAAAATTTACCTATAAGTTCTGGTCTTGGATCTAGTGCATCTTCTATCGTATCTACATTAGTTGCTTTAAATACTCTTTTTAATAAACCTTTAAATAGAAATAAATTATTAAAAATTATGGGATCATTAGAAGGAAAAATATCGGGTGAAAAACATTACGATAATGTAGCGCCATCTTATCTTGGTGGAATGCAATTAATTTTAAATACAAAAAAAAATATTTCTAAAAAAATTCCATATTTTAAAGAATGGTTCTGGATTATCGCGTGGCCAGGAACAAAATTATCTACAGAAAAATCTAGATCTATTTTACCAAATTTATACAAAAGAAAAACATGTATTCAATATGGGAAAAATATTTCAAAATTTTTATATTCTTCTTATACTAAAAGGTCAGATTTAGCAATATCTTCTATAAAAGATGTTATAGCAGAACCTTTTAGAAAAAAATTAATTCATGGATTTATTCAACATAAAAAAAACTTAAAAAAAATAGGCTCTTTAGCTCATGGAATTTCTGGTTCAGGACCTACTCTTTTTTCAATTACTACAAATAAACAAAATGCTAAAAAAATCCAAAACTATTTTCTAGAAAATTATATACAAACAAAAGAAGGATTTTCTCATATTTGTAAAATAGATTCTTTTGGTGCAAGAGAAATAGGATAA
- the ychF gene encoding redox-regulated ATPase YchF: MGVKCGIIGLPNVGKSTIFNILTNLSVPSLNFPFCTINPNIGFSPIFDKRLLELKKIICPKKVTKTFIKIVDIAGLVPGAHKGEGLGNKFLDNIRGVDSLIHVVRVFQDENIIHIQKKIDPINDIKIINTELIFSDIEICEKSLLLNKRNKYLDKNILLQERELLKKCLLHLEKFSFLKDVKFSEIELSFLKSFKFLTLKPTLFLINSDSKINDKLLLERVKNFLKNDCIKIIFPTSYSTSDLIKRNQDTNISEIISSIYHNLNLKTFFTVGVKEVRAWPFLKNSSAVEVAKIIHSDFSKGFIRAKVISYLDFIKYKSESNAKKFGKIRLEGKDYIVKDGDIIHFLFNV; encoded by the coding sequence ATGGGTGTAAAATGTGGAATTATTGGTTTACCTAATGTAGGTAAATCTACTATTTTTAATATTTTAACAAATTTATCAGTTCCTTCTTTAAATTTTCCTTTTTGTACAATTAATCCAAATATAGGGTTTTCTCCTATTTTTGATAAAAGATTATTAGAATTAAAAAAAATTATTTGTCCAAAAAAAGTTACTAAAACATTTATTAAAATAGTTGATATTGCAGGATTAGTACCAGGAGCTCATAAAGGAGAAGGATTAGGAAATAAGTTTTTAGATAACATTAGAGGCGTAGATTCTTTAATTCATGTTGTTAGAGTTTTTCAAGATGAAAATATTATACATATTCAAAAAAAAATTGATCCTATTAATGATATTAAAATAATTAATACAGAATTAATTTTTTCAGATATAGAAATATGTGAAAAAAGTCTTTTGCTAAATAAACGTAACAAATATTTAGATAAAAATATTTTGTTACAAGAAAGAGAATTATTGAAAAAGTGTTTATTACATTTAGAGAAATTTTCTTTTTTAAAAGATGTAAAATTTTCTGAAATAGAATTATCTTTCCTAAAAAGTTTCAAATTTCTCACATTAAAACCTACATTATTTTTAATTAATTCTGATTCAAAGATCAATGATAAACTGTTATTAGAGCGAGTGAAAAATTTTTTAAAGAATGATTGTATAAAGATTATTTTTCCGACATCTTATAGTACAAGTGATTTGATAAAAAGAAATCAAGATACTAATATTTCTGAAATAATTTCTTCTATTTATCATAATTTAAATTTAAAAACTTTTTTTACTGTTGGTGTTAAAGAAGTTCGAGCTTGGCCATTTTTAAAAAATTCTTCTGCTGTTGAAGTAGCAAAAATAATACATAGTGATTTTAGTAAGGGATTTATTCGCGCTAAAGTTATTAGTTATTTAGATTTTATAAAATATAAATCTGAAAGTAATGCAAAAAAATTTGGAAAAATAAGATTAGAAGGAAAAGATTATATAGTTAAAGATGGAGATATTATACATTTTTTGTTTAATGTATAA
- the rnt gene encoding ribonuclease T, whose translation MHTIKKKSLLSKRFRTFYPVVIDVETAGFNPKTDAILEIAVITLNMNENGWLNIEKKIHFHVKPFQGSLIKKEALSFNKIDPFNPLRGAVSEKQALKEIFSIIYQGIEKYGCSKGIIVAHNANFDHNFLMEACKRGKHRNNPFHPFATFDTAALSGLAVGQTVLSKACRAIGLSFDNNQAHSALYDTLKTAHLFCKIVNRWKKLGGWPIKKKYKKFFKDTM comes from the coding sequence ATGCATACAATAAAAAAAAAAAGTTTATTGAGTAAAAGATTTAGAACATTTTATCCAGTTGTAATTGATGTAGAAACAGCAGGTTTTAATCCAAAAACTGATGCAATTTTAGAAATTGCAGTTATTACATTAAATATGAACGAAAATGGTTGGTTAAACATTGAAAAAAAAATTCATTTCCATGTTAAACCATTCCAAGGATCTTTAATTAAAAAAGAAGCTTTATCTTTTAATAAAATTGATCCTTTTAATCCGTTAAGAGGAGCTGTCAGTGAAAAACAAGCGCTCAAAGAAATTTTCTCAATTATTTATCAAGGAATAGAAAAATATGGCTGTAGTAAAGGAATTATTGTAGCACATAATGCAAATTTTGATCATAATTTTCTTATGGAAGCATGCAAAAGAGGAAAACACAGAAATAATCCTTTTCATCCGTTTGCAACATTTGACACAGCAGCATTAAGCGGATTAGCAGTAGGGCAAACAGTATTATCTAAAGCATGTAGAGCAATAGGATTATCTTTTGATAATAATCAAGCGCATTCAGCTTTATACGATACTTTAAAAACTGCACATTTATTTTGTAAGATTGTTAATCGTTGGAAAAAATTAGGTGGTTGGCCTATAAAAAAAAAATATAAAAAATTTTTCAAAGATACAATGTAA